One genomic region from Thermoleptolyngbya sichuanensis A183 encodes:
- a CDS encoding COX15/CtaA family protein, with protein MNMADAALPAALSDLEGLQSTVRHPLAVQRIRRLVWKLAIATLILMAIGSATRVMNAGLACPDWPLCYGTLVPTQQMNLQVFLEWFHRLDASLIGLLTMLLVGMSLWYRRSIPRWLPWASAFALLLVVFQGVLGGLTVIELLRFDIVTAHLGTALAFFVTLLVMGVALLPHQGTGTVGKLPWFSLAAALLIYVQSLSGALVGSRWALHQCLGGSQLCVVMNTHLLGVVPASLSVLILVGLAWRTPALHPSLRRLANLALGFLGLQVLLGVATYRLHLQVEPLTVAHQMIGACLLGTLVCFTALGWRDRPVSEVKSVAAQDSTDSPEPPPSGAVPV; from the coding sequence ATGAACATGGCAGATGCAGCTTTACCCGCAGCGTTGAGTGACTTGGAGGGACTGCAATCCACTGTCCGTCATCCCCTGGCGGTGCAGCGGATTCGGCGGCTGGTATGGAAATTGGCGATCGCCACGCTAATCCTCATGGCGATCGGCAGCGCCACCCGCGTCATGAATGCGGGGCTGGCCTGTCCCGACTGGCCCCTCTGCTACGGCACGCTAGTCCCCACCCAGCAGATGAATTTGCAAGTGTTTTTGGAATGGTTTCATCGGCTGGATGCCTCGCTGATTGGACTGTTGACGATGCTGCTGGTGGGCATGAGCCTGTGGTATCGCCGCTCGATTCCCCGCTGGCTGCCCTGGGCATCAGCCTTTGCTCTGTTGCTCGTGGTGTTTCAGGGCGTGCTGGGCGGGCTGACAGTTATTGAACTGTTGCGATTCGACATTGTGACCGCGCACTTGGGCACGGCGCTGGCGTTTTTCGTGACGCTGTTGGTGATGGGCGTAGCGCTCTTGCCGCACCAGGGGACGGGAACCGTTGGCAAGTTGCCCTGGTTCAGCCTTGCCGCTGCGCTGCTGATTTATGTTCAGAGCCTTTCGGGGGCGCTGGTGGGGTCGCGCTGGGCGCTGCACCAATGTCTGGGCGGGTCGCAGCTTTGTGTCGTGATGAATACACACCTGCTGGGGGTGGTTCCGGCTAGTCTGTCGGTGTTGATTCTTGTGGGGCTGGCCTGGCGCACTCCGGCGCTGCATCCCAGCCTGCGGCGGCTGGCAAACTTGGCGCTGGGCTTTTTGGGGCTGCAAGTGCTGCTGGGTGTGGCTACCTATCGCCTGCACTTACAGGTCGAGCCGCTGACGGTGGCACACCAGATGATTGGCGCGTGTCTGCTGGGAACGCTGGTTTGCTTTACAGCCCTGGGATGGCGCGATCGCCCCGTCTCCGAGGTCAAGAGCGTTGCTGCTCAGGATTCGACCGATTCCCCTGAACCACCGCCGTCTGGCGCAGTGCCCGTTTAA
- the larE gene encoding ATP-dependent sacrificial sulfur transferase LarE, whose amino-acid sequence MLAEKLEQLRSLFAEMDRALIAYSGGIDSTLVAKVAWDVLGDRALAVTAESPSLLPEDLEDARVQAAEIGIAHEVVQTHEMDNPNYTANPVNRCYFCKSELHDTLKPLALERGYPYVVDGVNADDLQDYRPGIQAAKERGARSPLAEVGITKLEVRELSRMLGLPWWDKPAQPCLSSRFPYGEEITITKLQRVGRAERYLRSLGLKTLRVRSEGDTARIELPAEDIKTCVATLDLPTLVAEFQRYGFVYVTLDLEGFRSGKLNQVLGVGALG is encoded by the coding sequence ATGCTGGCAGAAAAGCTGGAACAGTTGCGATCGCTCTTTGCAGAAATGGATCGGGCGCTGATTGCCTACTCAGGCGGCATCGACAGTACGCTGGTGGCCAAGGTGGCGTGGGACGTGTTGGGCGATCGCGCGTTGGCCGTCACCGCCGAGTCGCCCTCGCTCTTGCCCGAAGATCTGGAAGACGCACGGGTGCAGGCAGCGGAAATCGGCATCGCCCATGAAGTGGTGCAAACCCACGAAATGGACAACCCCAACTACACCGCCAACCCAGTCAACCGCTGCTACTTTTGCAAGAGCGAACTGCACGACACGCTGAAGCCCCTCGCCCTAGAACGCGGCTATCCCTATGTCGTCGATGGCGTAAATGCCGACGACTTGCAGGACTATCGACCGGGCATTCAGGCGGCAAAAGAACGGGGAGCGCGATCGCCCCTGGCCGAAGTCGGCATCACCAAGCTAGAAGTCCGAGAACTCTCCCGAATGCTGGGACTGCCCTGGTGGGACAAGCCCGCCCAGCCCTGCCTCAGTTCCCGCTTTCCCTACGGCGAAGAAATCACCATCACCAAGCTCCAGCGAGTCGGCCGCGCCGAACGATACCTGCGAAGCCTGGGGCTGAAAACCCTGCGAGTTCGCTCCGAAGGTGACACCGCCCGCATCGAACTGCCCGCTGAAGACATCAAGACCTGCGTCGCAACGCTCGACCTGCCCACTCTGGTTGCAGAGTTCCAGCGCTACGGTTTTGTCTACGTGACGCTGGATCTGGAAGGCTTCCGCAGCGGAAAACTAAATCAGGTCTTGGGAGTTGGGGCATTGGGATAA
- the acsF gene encoding magnesium-protoporphyrin IX monomethyl ester (oxidative) cyclase, whose amino-acid sequence MVDSLKKPGFEEMRPGVKVPAKETILTPRFYTTDFDEMAKMDISVNEDELRAILEEFRTDYNRHHFVRSEEFNQSWDHIDGESRQLFIEFLERSCTAEFSGFLLYKELGRRLKDKNPVLAECFTLMSRDEARHAGFLNKALSDFNMSLDLGFLTKSRSYTFFKPKFIFYATYLSEKIGYWRYIKIFRHLQAHPENRIYPIFSFFENWCQDENRHGDFFDAIMKAQPSILNDWKARLWCRFFLLSVFATMYLNDLQRSDFYKALGINARDYDIDVIRETNATAGRVFPLVLNVDHPDFFRLMDEAAASYLKIVNAPASNEPKPLKTLKRLPHILSIGVKMLQLYLMKPIDTAHLEGTVR is encoded by the coding sequence ATGGTAGATTCCCTCAAGAAACCTGGCTTTGAAGAAATGCGTCCGGGCGTGAAAGTCCCGGCAAAAGAGACCATTCTCACCCCCCGTTTCTATACCACCGACTTCGACGAGATGGCCAAGATGGACATCTCCGTGAACGAGGATGAACTGAGGGCAATCCTGGAAGAGTTCCGCACAGACTACAACCGTCATCACTTCGTACGGAGTGAAGAATTTAATCAGTCCTGGGATCACATCGACGGCGAGAGCCGCCAACTGTTTATCGAGTTTCTGGAGCGCTCCTGCACAGCAGAGTTCTCTGGCTTCCTGCTTTACAAGGAGTTGGGTCGTCGCCTGAAGGACAAGAACCCGGTGCTGGCAGAGTGCTTTACGCTAATGTCGCGGGATGAGGCACGACACGCAGGCTTTTTGAACAAGGCCCTGTCAGACTTTAATATGTCGCTTGACCTGGGCTTTTTGACCAAGAGCCGCAGCTACACCTTCTTCAAGCCCAAGTTCATTTTCTACGCCACCTACCTATCAGAGAAAATTGGCTACTGGCGGTACATCAAGATCTTCCGCCATTTGCAAGCCCACCCCGAAAATCGCATCTACCCGATCTTCAGCTTCTTTGAAAACTGGTGCCAAGACGAGAATCGCCACGGCGACTTCTTCGACGCAATCATGAAGGCGCAGCCCAGCATTTTGAATGACTGGAAGGCGCGGCTGTGGTGTCGGTTCTTCCTGCTTTCGGTGTTTGCGACGATGTATCTCAACGACTTGCAGCGGTCTGACTTTTACAAGGCGCTGGGCATCAATGCGCGGGACTACGACATCGACGTGATTCGCGAGACGAACGCCACGGCGGGGCGCGTGTTTCCGCTGGTGCTGAATGTGGATCATCCTGACTTCTTCCGGCTGATGGATGAAGCCGCCGCCAGCTACCTGAAGATTGTCAACGCGCCCGCATCGAACGAGCCGAAGCCGCTAAAGACCCTGAAGCGCCTGCCTCACATTCTGTCGATTGGCGTGAAGATGCTCCAGCTTTATCTAATGAAGCCGATTGACACGGCTCATCTAGAAGGCACGGTTCGCTAG
- the ndhM gene encoding NAD(P)H-quinone oxidoreductase subunit M, translating to MLIKSTTRHIRIFSAEVQGNELVPSADKLTLDVDPDNELNWNDEALQAVYKKFEELTAQYNGADLTDYNVRRIGSDLEHFVRSLLYDGKVSYNLQSRVRNYSLGLPRVSADINV from the coding sequence ATGTTAATCAAGTCCACCACGCGGCACATTCGGATTTTCTCAGCAGAGGTTCAGGGCAACGAGCTAGTTCCCAGCGCTGACAAGCTGACGCTGGACGTTGACCCAGACAATGAGCTGAACTGGAACGACGAAGCCCTGCAAGCGGTTTATAAGAAATTTGAAGAACTGACCGCGCAGTATAACGGGGCAGATCTAACGGATTACAACGTGCGGCGGATTGGTTCAGACCTGGAGCATTTCGTGCGATCGCTCCTCTACGACGGCAAAGTCTCCTATAACCTGCAAAGCCGCGTGCGGAACTATAGCCTTGGGCTGCCCAGAGTTTCTGCCGATATCAACGTCTAG